One window of the Methylocystis parvus OBBP genome contains the following:
- the flaF gene encoding flagellar biosynthesis regulator FlaF yields the protein MYQQRYAEIASDSARSAREKEREALQAAIARLNLAKARGPRSPEAFEATAFVRRLWTIFLADLGNDDNGLPPELRASLISIGIWMRRETDLIDRGESENFDGLIDINQIIADGLT from the coding sequence ATGTATCAGCAACGCTACGCCGAAATCGCGTCCGATTCAGCGAGAAGCGCGCGCGAGAAAGAGAGAGAGGCGCTGCAAGCCGCGATCGCCAGGCTCAATCTGGCGAAGGCGCGGGGTCCGCGCTCGCCGGAGGCTTTCGAGGCGACAGCTTTCGTTCGGCGCCTGTGGACGATCTTCCTCGCCGATCTCGGCAATGACGACAATGGATTGCCGCCCGAGCTGCGGGCGTCGCTCATTTCGATCGGGATTTGGATGCGGCGCGAGACCGATCTCATAGACCGAGGCGAATCCGAGAATTTCGACGGGCTCATCGACATCAACCAGATCATCGCGGATGGGCTGACCTGA
- the flbT gene encoding flagellar biosynthesis repressor FlbT → MNISLRRGERIFVNGAVLRVDRKVCIELLNDVTFLLENHVMQEEEATTPLRRLYFVIQTMIISPNDCDAAVALCRETLVSLSGAAKDPRIVAGLGAAIRHIADERPFEALKAVRAMFQIEAELAASPQTEQRGAA, encoded by the coding sequence ATGAATATCTCGCTCCGTCGCGGCGAACGTATCTTCGTCAATGGCGCCGTGCTGCGCGTCGACCGCAAAGTCTGCATCGAGCTGCTCAACGACGTCACCTTCCTCCTGGAAAATCACGTCATGCAGGAGGAGGAGGCGACGACGCCGCTGCGCCGGCTCTATTTCGTCATCCAGACGATGATCATATCGCCAAATGATTGCGATGCGGCCGTCGCGCTTTGCCGGGAGACGCTCGTCTCTCTGAGCGGCGCCGCAAAGGATCCGCGCATCGTCGCGGGCCTCGGCGCGGCCATCCGTCATATCGCGGACGAACGGCCCTTCGAGGCGCTCAAGGCGGTTCGCGCGATGTTTCAGATCGAAGCGGAACTCGCCGCCTCGCCACAGACCGAACAACGCGGCGCCGCCTGA
- the flgD gene encoding flagellar hook assembly protein FlgD, protein MSIPLVQNNVSSAASSSTASLDATKLTGDFNAFLQLLVTQLKNQDPTKPLDPTQTVSQLATFSNVEQAVKTNALLERLSDMSTLSQASALIGKTATAADGSASGLIASVTMTDAGLIATLKDGRQLALGPGVTIS, encoded by the coding sequence ATGTCCATTCCGCTCGTACAGAATAATGTCTCCTCCGCGGCTTCAAGCTCGACGGCTTCATTGGACGCGACAAAGCTGACGGGCGATTTCAACGCCTTCCTGCAGCTCCTCGTGACGCAACTGAAGAATCAGGACCCGACGAAGCCGCTCGATCCAACCCAGACCGTTTCGCAGCTTGCGACATTCTCCAATGTCGAGCAGGCGGTGAAGACCAATGCGCTTCTCGAGCGGCTATCGGATATGTCGACTCTCTCGCAAGCAAGCGCGCTCATCGGCAAGACGGCGACCGCCGCCGACGGTTCCGCAAGCGGCCTTATCGCATCGGTGACCATGACGGATGCAGGCCTGATCGCAACGCTGAAAGACGGACGTCAATTGGCGCTCGGCCCCGGCGTCACGATCAGTTGA
- a CDS encoding flagellar biosynthetic protein FliQ, producing the protein MNEADAIEIVHRTIVTILVVSGPLVGAAMIVGVAVALLQALTQVQEMTLTFVPKIVAMIAVLGLSAPFIGSKINTLAQFAYARIEKGY; encoded by the coding sequence ATGAACGAAGCCGACGCCATTGAGATCGTCCATCGGACGATCGTCACGATCCTTGTCGTTTCCGGACCCCTCGTCGGCGCCGCCATGATCGTCGGCGTCGCGGTCGCGCTGCTTCAGGCCCTGACCCAGGTTCAGGAAATGACCCTGACCTTCGTGCCGAAGATCGTCGCCATGATCGCGGTGCTCGGCCTTTCGGCTCCCTTCATCGGCTCTAAGATCAATACGCTCGCGCAATTCGCCTATGCGCGCATCGAAAAGGGCTATTGA